AGGCTATTATTGACGCTGTCACAACTAAGGAAACCCTGTTTTTTCGCGATAACGCCCCTTTTGAACTCCTCAAGTACAAAATACTTCCGGATTTAATCGATCGTCGGGTTAAAAAAGCATCTAAATTTATGCCTATTAAAATTCGGATCTGGAGCGCGGCCTGTTCAACAGGTCAAGAGGTATACAGTATAGCCATGGCGGTCAAAGAGGTTATTCCGGATTTAAACAAATACCAGATTTATATTTTGGGCTCGGACATATCTAATGAGGCTATTGCCCGCGCCAGTTATGGTAAATATAATAAGTTTGAGATTGAGCGGGGTATGCCCAAAGATAAATTGATCAAATATTTTAACCGCACACCTGATGGTAACTGGCGGATTAAAGACGAAATAAGGGCAATGGTCACTTTTAAAAAGATTAATTTAATGCAACCTTTTTCTATTTTGGGCAAATTCGATATAATTTTTTGTCGCAATGTGGCCATTTATTTTAAACCAGAGGACAGAAAAAAATTATTCGACCGTCTGGCCGAGGTTCTTCAGCCAGACGGCTATCTGGTAATCGGGGCTACGGAGTCTTTGGCCGGAATATCAGACAAATTTGTACCAAAAAGATATCTGCGGGCTATTTTTTACCAGTTTAAGGAATTTAAAGGTTAGGTTAATTGATTAATCCAGCTTCTTTTAAGGCCTGGATAAGTTTGTCTCGTGAAATGGGTTTAGTCAGATAACTATCAGCCATTCCTTTGAAAAAGGCGGTAGTCACATTTTTAGTATCTGAAAGGGCTGTAGTCATTATGGCCTTTGTTTCCTGTCCAATGGGTACATTTTTTTGTTTTTCGATGTTGCGGATTTCTTTCAATGATGTTTGCCCATCCATAACCGGCATCATAATATCCATGAAAACTACATCATAAGGATGGTTTTCATCCAAGGCTTTGGTAAAAAGGTCAATTGCTTCCTGGCCGTTCTGGGCTACGTCGCACTGGCCAAACTCAGATAGAAGTTTAGTCATCAATTTCTGATTTACCGGGTTGTCTTCAACTATGAGCATACGCATGCTATTTCTGTCCCCTTTTAAGTTTATTAAGTTGTTAAAGTTATATAATTAACTAAGATGCATTTTTTGGTCAATAATTGATATAGATAATCTTTTACGGGCTTATGAAAACCATTTACATAAAAAAGGTTTATCCTCGACTAGCATATCCGGTAGATAACAAAAAAAAGTCTGAAATTTTTGGTTTGAAAGATACCCAAAAATATCCAGGGTTTTCAGGTCGGATATATGTGGCGGGCAGGTGTTCTTCCAGTCTTGATCTCGCCTGGGCCTTAATGGATGAAGGCGAAATCCGTACCTGGGACTCTGTCCTGTGTCTTGAACAATGGGCTGGGAGAGGACAGTTGCGCAGAACCTGGGTTTCACCAGCAGGGAATATTTATGCAGCTTGGTCTTGGCCAGCTCTCCCAGCAAAATGGAAGCCACAGACTTCTATTTTAGCCGGTTATATCTTTGCTCGAGCCCTTGCGGAGTTGGGAGCAGAGGTTAAAGTTAAATGGCCTAATGACTTGCTGTTTCAAGGTAAAAAGGTTGGCGGTGTTTTAGTGGAGGAGAAGAAGGATAAAGTGATGGTGGGTTTTGGTCTGAATGTGGCTTCTAGTCCGGATAGAACGAGTTTGCGCGATGATACCGTTGTGGAGGCGGGAAATCTGGGGCGGGTATTCGGGAAACTAAATCCAATAATGTTTTGGGGCAAACTTGTGTATAAGAGCTATAATTGGTATATGCATATTTTAAGCCATTATACTCTGGGTCAGTTTACCTGCGCGGTTACCAAGTTATTGGCTTATTTGGGCCAGGAAGTGGCTGTGGGTTGGGGTAAAGATATTAAATATGGTCAAGTGCTTGGATTGGATGTGGATGGCAGTCTTCTTTTAAAGAATGGCTCGAAACTAGTTCGGGTTACTTCCGGAAGTATTATGTTGGAAGATGCTGGTTGAATTGATTTGCTTAGTTGTGCTTGAACCATGAATTTTTTCGCTCCATCTGTGTTGCAAGAGACCCGTACACAAACGTTGTTTTGGCGCGCCTTATTAAAATTATATTCTTTGAATATTGAATAAAATAACGTATTGTTTGACCTCACGGTAAGTTATTCAATAACTTGTCTGGTTTATGTTAGCCTGTTTGCCATAGGATAGATATTCAAAAATCTAAACCTAAGTTGAGCGATTTTTTGCAGTTTAAAGTTTGAGATAACGTCAAGGGTAACGCTTTTCGCAATGGCATAGCGCACATCCTGTCATTGCGAGGGCAGCGAAGATGCCCGTGGCAATCTCACCCATTAGGTGAAAATCGCTGGTTCAAAATGTACTTTTATTTCAATGTGTTTAATGTAAAATTAAATTAAAAATCGCTCAACTTAGGTTAAAGTTGTTGTTATTATCTGTCACATTGTGCCAGAATCTGAATTTGTTTATTTGCACTTATACCTAACTAAAAGGATTGACAGGTAACTTCAAACTCTAACCTCCAAACTATATACGGGAGAATTATTATGGCCATGAAGAAATTTGAGCAGGTAGTAGAGGAGCTTAAAGGTAAGAAGATACTGGTGGCCAACCGCGGTATACCAGCCAGACGGATAATGCGTTCTATTCACGAAGTTTTTCAGGCCACTTCTGTTCTTACAGTTACAGACGTCGATAAAACCGCACCATATACTTCCAGCGCGGCCGAACTTCTTCTTTTGGGTAAAGAGCATCAGGCCTATCTTGATATTGATCGGATTATCAGGAAAGCCAAATCATTAGGAGTCGTGGCAATTCACCCGGGATGGGGATTTGCCTCGGAAAATTTTTCTTTTGCCGATAAATGTAGAGAGGCCGGAATTGTTTTTATTGGTCCGGAATCCCGGGCCATGGAACTTTTGGGAAATAAGGTTGCCCTGCGCAATTTGGCCAGAAAGCTGGATGTTCCTATTGTGCCCGGCTCAGACGGTGCGGTGAGCATTGAAGAGGCCAGAAAAATAATCAAGGAGATGGGGTTGCCGGTCATGCTTAAGGCCGAAGGCGGCGGTGGAGGCCGTGGTATTTACGAGGTCTTTGACGAGGATCAGCTAGAAGATGCTTTTATTAAGGCCTCAACACTGGCCCAGGCCTCTTTTGGTAATCCCCGCCTCTTTATTGAAAAATTGCTCACCTCTGTCCGGCACATTGAGATTCAGGTGGTGGCCGATAAGTATGGTAATGTTTTTGCTTTTGATGAACGCGATTGCACAATACAGCGCAACCATCAAAAACTCATAGAGATTACTCCATCACCCTGGCCAAAAATGACTGAGGAACTCAGGGAAAAATTAAAGGAGTATGCTGTTCGCCTGATTAAGGCCGTGAATTATCACTC
The sequence above is a segment of the Desulfovulcanus ferrireducens genome. Coding sequences within it:
- a CDS encoding CheR family methyltransferase, translated to MKITPEEVKLLAQYIYNISGIYLDQSKAYLLETRLKRLLEQEGLSSYRELYNKAKSDPTKRLEKAIIDAVTTKETLFFRDNAPFELLKYKILPDLIDRRVKKASKFMPIKIRIWSAACSTGQEVYSIAMAVKEVIPDLNKYQIYILGSDISNEAIARASYGKYNKFEIERGMPKDKLIKYFNRTPDGNWRIKDEIRAMVTFKKINLMQPFSILGKFDIIFCRNVAIYFKPEDRKKLFDRLAEVLQPDGYLVIGATESLAGISDKFVPKRYLRAIFYQFKEFKG
- a CDS encoding response regulator codes for the protein MRMLIVEDNPVNQKLMTKLLSEFGQCDVAQNGQEAIDLFTKALDENHPYDVVFMDIMMPVMDGQTSLKEIRNIEKQKNVPIGQETKAIMTTALSDTKNVTTAFFKGMADSYLTKPISRDKLIQALKEAGLIN
- a CDS encoding biotin--[acetyl-CoA-carboxylase] ligase, which gives rise to MKTIYIKKVYPRLAYPVDNKKKSEIFGLKDTQKYPGFSGRIYVAGRCSSSLDLAWALMDEGEIRTWDSVLCLEQWAGRGQLRRTWVSPAGNIYAAWSWPALPAKWKPQTSILAGYIFARALAELGAEVKVKWPNDLLFQGKKVGGVLVEEKKDKVMVGFGLNVASSPDRTSLRDDTVVEAGNLGRVFGKLNPIMFWGKLVYKSYNWYMHILSHYTLGQFTCAVTKLLAYLGQEVAVGWGKDIKYGQVLGLDVDGSLLLKNGSKLVRVTSGSIMLEDAG